The following are encoded together in the Ranitomeya imitator isolate aRanImi1 chromosome 4, aRanImi1.pri, whole genome shotgun sequence genome:
- the TYK2 gene encoding non-receptor tyrosine-protein kinase TYK2, with protein MGRTCDPGGVMALCQCTVRNSDSDMEGCTFTGAGLRVFLYWSNGKEHYVSFTQNVTTAEEICIHVAQRLGITPLCYTLFSLYDVHAKYWYPPNHEFRITKDMKLLLHFRMRYYFRNWHGMNEKEAVVCRNVPKVGDGEDRSRVEQSGAILDFASFEYLFEQGKFDFVNDVVSLKDFHSEQDVHKFKNESLGMAVLHLSHIAIKKKVSLEEVAKQISFKECIPKSFCRQIQQNNYLTKLRMRSVFKKFVRHFHLHTVSAGKLSEEDVMYKYLSTLENLAPRFGCEVFGTLSLELPTEGEKLPLYINDGGYMDQSKSASSEATPTHQVLVSGMEGIQWRLKKEEKAAEISHHRNYFSKKSRNKGQKVAKPATEACEPKWEPFCDFQDITHIVISKSRVSINCQDNRCLEIVLPSYEEALSFVSLVDGFFRLTTDANHYLCHEVAPPRLVMSAVNGIHGPLQEQYVVQKLKREEQADGLYIIRWSAFTFNRLIMTVKGTSQNKGLSYKQFRIDKEDDMYTLEQWERSFTSVKELTDNLRGCTLKSGQEVFHVKQCVLPKSGEISNLTICRKGKSSKENALSRNLNLSQLSFHQIRKDEITQKSHLGQGTRTNIYEGVLLVSGGGEHDLDYDYREQNNNSRDLRVVLKVLDPSHQDISLAFFETASLMSQVSHIHLVFVHGVCVRESENIMVEEFVEHGPLDVCLRKDKSLISAGWKVTVARQLASALSYLEDKRLVHGNVCAKNVLLARKGLEDGSSPFIKLSDPGVTFTVLSREERVERIPWIAPECVRNASYLSTAADKWSFGTTLLEICFNGEVPLKERTASEKERFYEKELGLPEPSCKELADLIGVCHNYNPSGRPSFRTILRDLTQLQPLDLSDIGSISPDFSITDPTVFQKRYLKKIRELGEGHFGKVSLYCYDPNNDGTGEMVAVKSLKSGCGQQLETSWKGEIRILKTLYHENIVKYKGCCSEQGDKIVQLIMEYVPLGSLRDYLPKHNVPLPQILLFAQQICEGMAYLHSQHYIHRDLAARNVLVENENVVKIGDFGLAKAVPEGHEYYRVREDGDSPVFWYATECLKECKFFYSSDVWSFGVTLYELLTQCDSSLSPPTRFIEMIGVTQGQMTVVRLIDLLDRGQRLPCPDKCPSEIYKLMKNCWETEANFRPSFQTLIPILKAFHNTYSSTQAPSVQELL; from the exons TGATGGCTCTATGTCAGTGCACCGTCAGGAACAGCGACTCCGACATGGAAGGCTGCACCTTCACCGGGGCCGGGCTCCGAGTCTTTCTGTATTGGAGCAACGGAAAAGAGCATTATGTCAGCTTCACGCAGAACGTCACCACGGCCGAGGAGATCTGCATCCACGTGGCACAGAGGCTGG GAATCACACCTCTGTGCTACACACTGTTCTCCCTGTACGATGTGCACGCGAAATACTGGTATCCCCCAAACCATGAATTCAGGATCACAAAGGACATGAAACTGCTCCTACACTTCAGGATGAG GTATTATTTCAGGAACTGGCATGGGATGAATGAGAAGGAAGCCGTGGTTTGCCGCAATGTTCCTAAGGTCGGTGACGGTGAGGACAGGAGTCGGGTGGAGCAGTCTGGTGCCATCCTGGACTTCGCATCATTCGAGTACCTATTTGAGCAG GGCAAGTTTGACTTTGTGAATGATGTGGTGTCACTGAAGGATTTCCACTCTGAGCAGGACGTCCACAAGTTTAAGAACGAGAGCCTGGGCATGGCCGTGCTGCACCTGTCGCACATCGCCATCAAGAAGAAAGTGTCTCTCGAAGAGGTGGCCAAGCAGATAAG TTTTAAGGAATGTATCCCCAAATCCTTCTGCCGGCAGATTCAGCAGAATAACTACCTTACAAAACTCCGCATGAGGAGCGTTTTTAAGAAATTCGTCCGCCACTTCCACCTGCACACGGTGAGCGCTGGGAAGCTGAGCGAGGAGGACGTCATGTACAAGTACCTGTCCACCTTAGAGAACCTGGCCCCCAGATTTGGCTGCGAGGTGTTTGGGACCCTGAGCCTGGAGCTTCCCACAGAGGGAGAGAAGCTTCCGTTGTATATTAATGACGGCGGCTACATGGACCAGAGCAAGTCCGCGAGCAGCGAGGCTACTCCCACGCACCAGGTCCTGGTCAGCGGGATGGAGGGGATCCAGTGGCGGCTGAAGAAAGAGGAG aagGCAGCAGAGATAAGCCATCATAGAAATTACTTCAGCAAGAAAAGCCGCAACAAAGGACAGAAGGTGGCGAAACCGGCGACTGAAGCCTGCGAGCCCAAGTGGGAGCCGTTCTGTGACTTCCAGGATATCACCCACATCGTCATCAGCAAGAGCCGCGTCAGCATCAACTGCCAGGATAACCGCTGCCTG GAGATCGTCCTGCCTTCATATGAAGAGGCGCTGTCCTTTGTTTCGCTGGTAGATGGCTTCTTCAGGCTCACCACAGATGCCAACCACTACCTGTGCCACGAAGTGGCCCCGCCACGCTTGGTGATGAGCGCTGTCAATGGGATTCACGGGCCCCTACA GGAGCAGTACGTCGTCCAGAAGCTGAAGCGCGAGGAGCAGGCGGACGGCCTGTACATTATCCGCTGGAGCGCCTTCACCTTCAACCGGCTCATCATGACTGTAAAAGGCACCAGCCAG AATAAAGGGTTAAGTTATAAGCAGTTCCGGATAGATAAAGAGGACGACATGTACACACTGGAACAGTGGGAGCGCAGCTTCACCAGCGTCAAAGAGTTAACAGACAACCTGCGGGGCTGCACGCTGAAATCCGGCCAGGAGGTCTTCCACGTGAAGCAGTGTGTGCTGCCAAAATCTGGAG aaatttcCAACTTAACCATCTGTCGGAAAGGGAAGAGCAGCAAGGAGAACGCATTGTCGAGGAATCTAAATTTGAGTCAGCTCAGCTTCCACCAGATCCGAAAAGACGAGATCACACAA AAATCCCACCTGGGTCAGGGGACCCGTACGAATATCTACGAGGGGGTTCTCCTAGTGAGCGGTGGTGGTGAGCATGACTTGGACTACGATTACCGGGAACAGAACAATAACTCCCGTGATCTACGAGTGGTCCTGAAAGTGCTGGATCCCAGTCACCAAGACATCTCACTG GCTTTCTTCGAGACTGCAAGTCTGATGAGTCAGGTCTCCCACATCCACCTGGTTTTTGTCCATGGGGTTTGTGTCCGGGAATCGGAGA ACATCATGGTGGAGGAGTTCGTTGAACACGGCCCTTTGGACGTTTGCCTGCGAAAGGATAAATCTCTCATCTCCGCCGGGTGGAAAGTCACAGTGGCCAGACAGCTGGCGAGTGCCCTGAGTTACCTG GAAGATAAGCGTTTGGTCCATGGAAATGTCTGTGCGAAGAACGTTCTTCTGGCCAGGAAAGGTCTGGAGGACGGGTCCTCTCCATTCATCAAGCTGAGCGACCCCGGAGTGACGTTCACGGTGCTGTCCCGAGAAG AGCGGGTGGAAAGGATCCCCTGGATCGCCCCAGAGTGTGTCCGCAACGCCTCCTACCTGAGCACCGCCGCAGATAAATGGAGCTTCGGGACCACCCTGCTGGAAATATGTTTTAATGGGGAAGTGCCCTTAAAGGAAAGGACCGCTTCTGAG AAGGAAAGATTTTACGAAAAGGAGTTGGGCCTCCCTGAGCCTTCCTGCAAAGAGCTTGCTGACCTCATAGGTGTATGTCACAATTACAACCCCTCGGGGAGACCGTCCTTCCGGACCATCCTCAGAGACCTGACCCAGCTCCAGCCCCTTG ATCTGTCTGACATTGGCTCCATCAGTCCTGATTTCTCCATCACGGACCCAACCGTATTCCAGAAGCGATACTTAAAGAAGATCCGGGAGCTGGGAGAG GGACACTTTGGGAAAGTGAGCCTGTACTGCTACGATCCAAATAACGATGGGACGGGGGAGATGGTCGCTGTGAAGTCCCTGAAGTCTGGGTGCGGTCAGCAGTTGGAGACCAGCTGGAAAGGAGAAATCCGGATACTGAAGACCCTCTACCATGAGAACATTGTGAAATATAAAGGCTGCTGCAGCGAGCAAG GAGATAAGATCGTGCAGCTCATTATGGAGTACGTCCCTCTGGGCAGTCTGCGGGATTATCTACCCAAACACAACGTGCCCCTGCCTCAGATATTACTGTTTGCCCAGCAGATCTGTGAG GGCATGGCATACCTGCACTCTCAGCATTACATCCATCGGGATCTCGCTGCCCGGAACGTCCTGGTGGAGAATGAGAATGTGGTGAAGATCGGCGATTTTGGCCTCGCTAAAGCCGTGCCGGAAGGACATGAGTATTACCGCGTAAGAGAGGATGGCGACAGCCCTGTGTTTTG GTACGCCACGGAGTGTCTAAAGGAATGCAAGTTCTTCTATTCCTCTGATGTCTGGTCGTTTGGGGTGACGCTCTATGAACTTTTGACTCAGTGTGACTCCAGTCTCAGTCCCCCGACT